In Arsenicicoccus dermatophilus, a genomic segment contains:
- a CDS encoding DUF4229 domain-containing protein, translated as MSPGVRYTLLRLLLFFGCLAALGLAGLRGLLLVVLAGLLSMVLSLFVLRGLRDEWSARIQQRVEGRLEDRQGAHKVTDDEVEDAELDR; from the coding sequence ATGAGTCCTGGTGTGCGCTACACCCTCCTGCGGCTGCTGCTGTTCTTCGGCTGCCTGGCCGCCCTCGGGCTCGCGGGTCTGCGGGGCCTCCTGCTCGTCGTCCTCGCGGGCCTGCTCTCCATGGTCCTGTCGCTGTTCGTCCTGCGTGGTCTGCGCGACGAGTGGAGCGCCCGCATCCAGCAGCGGGTCGAGGGGCGGCTGGAGGACCGGCAGGGCGCCCACAAGGTCACCGACGACGAGGTCGAGGACGCCGAGCTCGACCGCTGA
- a CDS encoding 1,4-dihydroxy-2-naphthoate polyprenyltransferase: MATISQWVAGARPRTLPAALAPVAVGTGSAAGLGHLDPGLALLALLVAVLLQIGVNYANDYSDGIRGTDAERVGPVRLVGQGLATPALVKYAAFVCFGLACLAGLALTGLSGVTWLLGIGVAAVLAAWFYTGGPRPYGYAGLGEVFVFVFFGLVATVCTAYTQVKTTDTGTWAGAVGIGSIITAVLVVNNLRDIAGDTVSGKHTLAVRVGDRTTRWFYVALMALPAGCSVLAALTGHPCALLSLLGLVPAVKPCRSVLAGAQGPALVAVLGTTGLVSLTYGLTLAAGLAVR, translated from the coding sequence ATGGCCACGATCTCCCAGTGGGTGGCAGGCGCCCGCCCGCGCACCCTCCCCGCAGCGCTCGCCCCCGTCGCCGTCGGCACCGGATCGGCGGCCGGGTTGGGCCACCTGGACCCCGGTCTGGCGCTCCTGGCGCTGCTCGTGGCCGTGCTCCTGCAGATCGGCGTCAACTACGCCAACGACTACTCCGACGGGATCCGCGGCACCGACGCCGAGCGGGTCGGTCCGGTGCGCCTCGTCGGCCAGGGCCTGGCGACGCCGGCGCTCGTGAAGTACGCGGCGTTCGTCTGCTTCGGGCTGGCCTGCCTGGCAGGCCTCGCGCTGACCGGGCTGTCGGGCGTCACCTGGCTGCTCGGCATCGGTGTCGCGGCGGTCCTGGCCGCGTGGTTCTACACCGGGGGGCCGCGCCCCTACGGCTACGCCGGGCTCGGCGAGGTCTTCGTCTTCGTGTTCTTCGGTCTCGTGGCGACCGTCTGCACGGCATACACCCAGGTCAAGACCACCGACACGGGCACCTGGGCGGGCGCGGTCGGCATCGGCTCGATCATCACCGCGGTGCTGGTGGTCAACAACCTGCGCGACATCGCGGGCGACACGGTCTCCGGCAAGCACACCCTGGCCGTGCGGGTGGGCGACCGGACCACCCGGTGGTTCTACGTCGCGCTGATGGCGCTGCCGGCCGGGTGCTCGGTCCTCGCCGCGCTCACCGGTCACCCCTGCGCGCTGCTGTCGCTCCTGGGCCTCGTCCCCGCGGTGAAGCCCTGCCGGTCGGTGCTGGCCGGCGCGCAGGGCCCGGCGCTCGTCGCCGTGCTCGGCACGACGGGGCTCGTCAGCCTGACCTACGGCCTCACCCTCGCGGCCGGGCTCGCCGTCCGCTGA
- a CDS encoding transglycosylase SLT domain-containing protein — MSPPTIAAATLVAGATTAAASQLTESAPTVSAGHSIQASQPMRDRALAGARASRSTTRSARVTSAARLAQLMRPVTVPQALLSSRQVDSAATRAAKSELTSARATYDRTRAALLTARAEAERAEAEWAKVAGDHTSPSLEEARKGLTAVAREAMTHGASGVAASVAGPALEGQKATSAAYQARLAAEKRLRAAADAHAASVKSLTTLRDQAQRLDAADTRRGLAEGILVRLKDGRAVPTIKVGTPVVGNGWSVTPKVSAWIGEALDELYRSGHPRGPHDAEDLAIVIFNESGGDPGSVNTWDTNAAAGIPSFGLMQTIGPTFEAHALPTRRDPKDPVAQICAGARYGTARYGSLSDIPGVKSLRSGGPYRPY; from the coding sequence GTGTCGCCGCCCACGATCGCCGCCGCCACGCTCGTCGCCGGCGCGACCACGGCTGCCGCCTCCCAGCTCACGGAGTCCGCCCCGACCGTCTCCGCCGGCCACTCCATCCAGGCATCGCAGCCGATGCGAGACCGAGCACTGGCCGGAGCCCGTGCCTCGCGATCGACGACTCGCTCGGCGCGCGTCACCAGCGCCGCCCGCCTGGCCCAGCTGATGCGTCCCGTCACCGTGCCCCAGGCCTTGCTCAGCAGCCGCCAGGTCGACAGCGCCGCCACCCGGGCCGCCAAGAGCGAGCTCACCTCGGCACGCGCCACCTACGACCGCACCCGGGCCGCTCTCCTCACCGCGCGGGCCGAGGCCGAGCGCGCCGAGGCGGAGTGGGCCAAGGTCGCCGGTGACCACACCAGTCCCAGCCTCGAGGAGGCCCGCAAGGGCCTGACCGCGGTCGCACGCGAGGCCATGACCCATGGTGCCTCCGGCGTCGCCGCGAGCGTCGCGGGCCCCGCCCTGGAGGGGCAGAAGGCCACGTCGGCGGCCTACCAGGCCCGCCTCGCCGCCGAGAAGCGGCTGCGCGCCGCGGCCGACGCGCACGCCGCCTCGGTCAAGTCCCTCACCACCCTGCGCGACCAGGCCCAGCGGCTCGACGCGGCGGACACCCGTCGTGGCCTGGCCGAGGGGATCCTCGTGCGTCTCAAGGACGGTCGCGCCGTCCCCACCATCAAGGTGGGCACCCCGGTCGTGGGCAACGGCTGGTCCGTGACCCCCAAGGTGAGCGCCTGGATCGGTGAGGCGCTGGACGAGCTCTACCGCTCCGGCCACCCCCGCGGCCCCCACGACGCCGAGGACCTGGCGATCGTCATCTTCAACGAGTCCGGGGGCGACCCGGGCAGCGTCAACACCTGGGACACCAATGCCGCCGCGGGCATTCCCTCCTTCGGCCTGATGCAGACCATCGGCCCCACCTTCGAGGCCCACGCGCTCCCCACGCGCCGCGACCCCAAGGACCCGGTGGCCCAGATCTGCGCCGGTGCCCGCTACGGCACCGCGCGCTACGGCAGCCTCTCGGACATCCCCGGTGTCAAGAGCCTGCGCTCCGGCGGCCCCTACCGCCCCTACTGA
- a CDS encoding NUDIX hydrolase — MPIPEFVVELRRHVRHAPLWLIGATAVVLRGTGPTEEVLLVRRADTDEWSPVTGITEPGQEVHESAVREVLEETSVVAEVERLVWVSTTEPVTHVNGDQAQYVDHTFRMRWVSGEPAVGDDENHEARWWPTSGLPPMRPHFGDRVTVALSDPDVVLLGNPPVRPGR; from the coding sequence ATGCCGATCCCCGAGTTCGTCGTCGAGCTGCGCCGTCATGTCAGGCACGCCCCCCTGTGGCTCATCGGGGCCACGGCCGTGGTGCTGCGCGGCACGGGCCCCACCGAGGAGGTGCTGCTCGTCCGCCGCGCCGACACCGACGAGTGGAGCCCGGTCACCGGCATCACCGAGCCGGGGCAGGAGGTCCACGAGAGCGCCGTGCGCGAGGTCCTCGAGGAGACCTCGGTGGTGGCCGAGGTCGAGCGCCTGGTGTGGGTGTCCACCACGGAGCCGGTGACCCACGTCAACGGCGACCAGGCGCAGTACGTCGACCACACCTTCCGGATGCGCTGGGTGTCCGGGGAGCCCGCGGTGGGCGACGACGAGAACCACGAGGCCCGCTGGTGGCCGACCTCGGGGCTGCCGCCGATGCGACCGCACTTCGGGGACCGGGTGACCGTGGCGCTGTCCGACCCGGACGTGGTGCTGCTCGGCAACCCGCCCGTCCGTCCGGGGCGCTGA
- a CDS encoding SDR family oxidoreductase: MTQTPRLAVVTGASSGIGAATARRLADEGYQVICAARRTDRIEALAAEIGGRAVTCDVSDPADVARLTAEVGDRLDLLVNNAGGALGTETVADAVVDKWRTMYESNVIGALQVTQALLPALRQVKGGMVVFVSSIAGLGVYEGGAGYCAAKHAETVIAETLRLEAVGDGVRVCEIDPGMVHTEEFSLVRLGGDQAAADKVYEGVEEPLVAEDVADAIAWIATRPAHVNVDRLVLKPQAQAAPHKVIRRS, encoded by the coding sequence ATGACCCAGACTCCTCGCCTCGCCGTCGTCACCGGAGCCTCCAGCGGGATCGGCGCCGCCACCGCCCGCCGCCTCGCCGACGAGGGCTACCAGGTGATCTGCGCCGCCCGCCGCACCGACCGCATCGAGGCGCTCGCCGCCGAGATCGGTGGCCGGGCGGTCACCTGCGACGTGAGCGACCCGGCCGACGTCGCCCGCCTGACCGCCGAGGTGGGCGACCGGCTCGACCTGCTCGTCAACAACGCAGGTGGCGCGCTCGGGACCGAGACGGTCGCCGACGCCGTGGTCGACAAGTGGCGGACGATGTACGAGTCCAACGTGATCGGCGCCCTGCAGGTCACCCAGGCGCTGCTGCCCGCGCTGCGCCAGGTCAAGGGCGGGATGGTGGTCTTCGTGTCGTCCATCGCCGGCCTCGGGGTCTACGAGGGCGGTGCGGGCTACTGCGCGGCCAAGCACGCCGAGACCGTGATCGCCGAGACGCTGCGGCTCGAGGCGGTGGGCGACGGGGTGCGCGTCTGCGAGATCGACCCGGGCATGGTGCACACCGAGGAGTTCTCCCTCGTCCGGCTGGGCGGGGACCAGGCCGCCGCGGACAAGGTCTACGAGGGCGTCGAGGAGCCGCTGGTCGCCGAGGACGTCGCCGACGCCATCGCCTGGATCGCGACGCGACCCGCCCACGTCAACGTCGACCGCCTGGTGCTCAAGCCGCAGGCGCAGGCAGCACCGCACAAGGTGATCCGCAGGTCCTGA
- a CDS encoding o-succinylbenzoate synthase, which produces MPLPTLDELLARMSVLTIPLHTRFRGVTHREAVLVEGPYGWGEWAPFLEYPPDEAARWLAATVEAGWLGPPEPVRDRVPVNATVPAVAAADVAGVLARFDGCTTAKVKVAERGQDLAADLARVAEVRRLLGPAARVRVDANGGWSLDDAVRALTALSPHDLEYAEQPCAAVEDLARLRVALARAGVDVPVAADESIRKAEDPLRVRELEAADVVVVKAAPLGGVRRALEVVDACGLPAVVSSALDTSVGIRAGVALAAALPRLDHACGLGTVNLLAGDVTSEPLVPRGGVLGVRPVVADPDLLERHAAPADRQAWWRERIAVAHARLDATMTR; this is translated from the coding sequence ATGCCCCTGCCCACCCTGGACGAGCTGCTGGCGCGGATGTCTGTGCTCACCATCCCCCTGCACACCCGCTTCCGCGGGGTGACACACCGTGAGGCCGTGCTGGTCGAGGGCCCGTACGGGTGGGGGGAGTGGGCGCCCTTCCTGGAGTACCCGCCGGACGAGGCCGCCCGCTGGCTGGCGGCCACCGTGGAGGCAGGCTGGCTCGGCCCGCCGGAGCCGGTGCGCGACCGGGTGCCCGTCAACGCCACCGTGCCCGCGGTCGCCGCGGCCGACGTCGCGGGGGTGCTCGCGCGCTTCGACGGCTGCACCACGGCCAAGGTCAAGGTCGCCGAGCGAGGCCAGGACCTGGCCGCGGACCTGGCCCGGGTGGCCGAGGTCCGGCGGCTGCTGGGCCCCGCCGCGCGGGTGCGGGTCGACGCCAACGGCGGCTGGTCGCTCGACGACGCGGTGCGCGCGCTGACGGCGCTCTCGCCCCACGACCTGGAGTATGCCGAGCAGCCCTGCGCCGCCGTCGAGGACCTCGCCCGGCTGCGGGTCGCCCTCGCCCGTGCCGGAGTCGACGTGCCCGTCGCGGCCGACGAGTCCATCCGCAAGGCCGAGGACCCGCTGCGGGTGCGCGAGCTCGAGGCGGCCGACGTGGTCGTGGTCAAGGCCGCCCCGCTCGGCGGGGTGCGACGCGCCCTGGAGGTCGTCGACGCCTGCGGCCTGCCCGCGGTCGTCTCCTCGGCGCTGGACACCTCGGTCGGGATCCGGGCAGGGGTGGCGCTGGCGGCGGCGCTGCCCCGGCTCGACCACGCCTGCGGTCTGGGGACGGTCAACCTCCTCGCCGGCGACGTGACCTCCGAGCCGCTCGTGCCCCGCGGCGGGGTCCTCGGCGTGCGTCCGGTCGTCGCCGACCCGGACCTGCTCGAACGCCACGCCGCACCCGCCGACCGTCAGGCCTGGTGGCGCGAGCGCATCGCCGTCGCCCACGCCCGGCTGGATGCGACGATGACCCGATGA
- the ccsB gene encoding c-type cytochrome biogenesis protein CcsB encodes MTHPALAQYSTLCVYASLLVLGVAFVAFALDLAQVRHRALDAGDGMMTASGGTATCTTASVGAAGGGTDTLVRTAAGSPASPGTAAPGPRPAAGIGLALTRLDALLLLAAVVLRGLSVMRAPWGNLYEFLVTAAMLVVVVYVVMGLRQDLRWLGVFVSGLTLLVLGPALTVYTEAGQLMPSLRSYWLVVHVSIAILASAMFAIGAALSALYLVQESSERRHAAGATLAGWRRTLLAAVPASRTLDRMAYGLHALAFPLWTFTVIAGAVWAERAWGRYWGWDPKEVWSFIIWVVYAAYLHARATTGWKVRHAAWIALAGFLCIVMNSFVVNKFMTGMHSYSGM; translated from the coding sequence ATGACCCATCCCGCGCTCGCGCAGTACTCCACGCTGTGCGTCTATGCCTCGCTGCTCGTGCTGGGCGTCGCGTTCGTGGCCTTCGCCCTCGACCTGGCGCAGGTCCGCCACCGCGCCCTGGACGCCGGCGACGGTATGATGACCGCCTCCGGCGGCACCGCCACGTGCACGACCGCCTCCGTGGGCGCCGCAGGCGGGGGCACCGACACGCTCGTGCGCACCGCGGCCGGGTCACCCGCCTCGCCGGGCACGGCCGCCCCCGGTCCTCGTCCGGCCGCCGGGATCGGGCTTGCCCTCACGCGCCTCGACGCCCTGCTGCTCCTCGCCGCCGTCGTGCTGCGGGGCCTGTCGGTGATGCGCGCCCCCTGGGGCAACCTCTACGAGTTCCTGGTCACCGCGGCGATGCTCGTCGTGGTGGTCTACGTCGTCATGGGGCTGCGGCAGGACCTGCGCTGGCTGGGTGTCTTCGTGTCCGGGCTGACGCTGCTCGTCCTGGGGCCGGCCCTGACGGTCTACACCGAGGCCGGGCAGCTGATGCCGTCGCTGCGGTCCTACTGGCTCGTGGTCCACGTCTCCATCGCGATCCTCGCCTCGGCCATGTTCGCCATCGGGGCGGCCCTGTCGGCGCTCTACCTCGTGCAGGAGTCCAGCGAGCGGCGTCACGCGGCGGGGGCGACCCTCGCCGGCTGGCGTCGGACCCTGCTCGCCGCGGTGCCCGCCTCGCGCACCCTGGACCGGATGGCCTACGGCCTGCACGCCCTGGCCTTCCCGCTGTGGACCTTCACCGTGATCGCCGGCGCCGTCTGGGCCGAGCGCGCCTGGGGCCGCTACTGGGGCTGGGACCCCAAGGAGGTCTGGTCCTTCATCATCTGGGTGGTCTACGCGGCCTACCTGCACGCCCGTGCCACGACGGGGTGGAAGGTCCGGCACGCCGCCTGGATCGCCCTGGCCGGTTTCCTGTGCATCGTCATGAACTCCTTCGTGGTCAACAAGTTCATGACCGGGATGCACTCCTACTCGGGGATGTGA
- a CDS encoding SRPBCC family protein produces MGRVDRLRANLTGAARMAAHLATGPIHSQERRSWGATPEETEAFLPGDELIRDVDWRSTRAVTVWAPAERVWPWLAQLGRGRAGFYSYDLLEQLAGSLDTSVARIVPELQDIRTGDQVRLHPQLPPLVVARLQPGAHLVLAGMPGKTDLLPSTVWSYHLHPLSQGRTRLIERNAYAHGDGLVERLTGGPYVIEPVSFVMSREMLLTIKRLAEQPQHAQA; encoded by the coding sequence ATGGGACGCGTAGACCGCCTGCGGGCCAACCTCACCGGGGCGGCCCGGATGGCCGCACATCTGGCCACCGGGCCGATCCACAGCCAGGAACGCCGCTCCTGGGGTGCGACCCCCGAGGAGACCGAGGCCTTCCTGCCCGGTGACGAGCTGATCCGTGACGTCGACTGGCGCTCCACCCGCGCGGTGACCGTCTGGGCCCCTGCAGAACGAGTGTGGCCCTGGCTGGCCCAGCTGGGCCGCGGTCGGGCCGGGTTCTACAGCTACGACCTCCTCGAGCAGCTCGCCGGGAGCCTGGACACGTCGGTGGCCCGGATCGTGCCCGAGCTCCAGGACATCCGCACGGGTGACCAGGTGCGGCTGCACCCCCAGCTTCCCCCGCTCGTGGTGGCCCGCCTCCAGCCCGGCGCCCACCTGGTCCTCGCCGGTATGCCGGGGAAGACGGACCTGCTGCCCAGCACGGTGTGGTCCTATCACCTGCACCCCCTCTCGCAGGGGCGCACCCGACTGATCGAGCGCAATGCCTACGCCCACGGGGACGGGCTCGTCGAGCGGCTCACCGGCGGCCCCTACGTCATCGAGCCGGTGAGCTTCGTCATGAGTCGGGAGATGCTGCTGACGATCAAGCGTCTCGCCGAGCAGCCGCAGCACGCGCAGGCCTAG
- the menD gene encoding 2-succinyl-5-enolpyruvyl-6-hydroxy-3-cyclohexene-1-carboxylic-acid synthase, which translates to MNPSQALAEVLVDELVRQGVREAVLCPGSRSAPLAYALQDADRAGRLRLHVRVDERSGAFLALGLAKGTRRVVPVVTTSGTAVANLHPAVLEAHHAGIPLLVLSADRPAELQRTGANQTTVQPGIFGEAVRWQHALPAPDRRAGQQTGWRSVVARACAAATGALSGWAGPVHVDVCLRDPLLPDLPGRGEDWPEPLHGRPGGEPWTQVRPSPTTSAVGLAPVPRTVVVLGDLPEPGLAAEAVELARAMGWPVVAEPFGAYDRAAVVPHGPLLLTATGWLDEHLPDRVVVVGRLTLTRDVAALLRRVDLVECVTPLPDWPDPGARVARVHPWGALAATHPTASAAGLHDPSSDPDDSRTGRVRPSADPDESRRDPAGPRTDVDHAWLRAWQEAGAALAAEPLWPADEVSGPAIASAVLGAAAARARRAGRPVEEDAADDEAAGEAAPGVVFVGSSQSARDVDRAATGDLGTDLCVLGSRGLAGIDGCVSTAVGLALGLGRPVMALLGDLTFLHDAGGLLIGPAEPRPDLTIVVTNDDGGAIFATLEYGAPERDREFERVFATPTGTDLGALCAAHGVPHERVTTMTALRVALDRDPAGLRVVEITADRGRVREEGEALRVEVARRVGAGA; encoded by the coding sequence ATGAATCCTTCCCAGGCGCTGGCCGAGGTCCTGGTCGACGAGCTGGTCCGCCAGGGGGTCCGCGAGGCGGTGCTGTGCCCCGGGTCTCGCTCGGCACCGCTCGCCTACGCCCTGCAGGACGCCGACCGGGCGGGGCGGCTGCGGCTGCACGTGCGGGTCGACGAGCGCTCCGGCGCCTTCCTCGCACTGGGTCTGGCCAAGGGCACGCGGCGGGTCGTGCCGGTCGTCACCACCTCGGGCACGGCCGTGGCCAACCTGCACCCCGCGGTCCTGGAGGCCCACCACGCCGGCATCCCCCTGCTCGTGCTCTCCGCCGACCGGCCGGCCGAGCTGCAGCGGACCGGCGCCAACCAGACCACCGTGCAGCCGGGGATCTTCGGCGAGGCGGTGCGCTGGCAGCACGCCCTCCCGGCCCCCGACCGCCGGGCCGGTCAGCAGACCGGATGGCGCAGCGTGGTCGCCCGCGCCTGCGCGGCTGCGACGGGGGCGCTGTCCGGGTGGGCGGGCCCGGTCCACGTCGACGTGTGCCTGCGCGACCCGCTGCTGCCCGACCTGCCGGGTCGGGGCGAGGACTGGCCCGAGCCGCTCCACGGCCGACCCGGCGGGGAGCCGTGGACGCAGGTCCGCCCCTCGCCCACCACCTCCGCGGTCGGCCTGGCCCCGGTCCCGCGGACCGTCGTCGTGCTCGGCGACCTCCCCGAGCCGGGGCTCGCGGCGGAGGCCGTCGAGCTGGCCCGGGCGATGGGCTGGCCCGTCGTCGCCGAGCCCTTCGGGGCCTACGACCGCGCCGCCGTGGTCCCGCACGGGCCCCTGCTGCTCACCGCGACGGGCTGGCTCGACGAGCACCTGCCGGACCGGGTGGTCGTCGTGGGGCGGCTCACCCTGACCCGCGACGTCGCGGCGCTGCTGCGACGGGTGGACCTGGTCGAGTGCGTGACCCCGCTGCCCGACTGGCCGGACCCCGGCGCCCGCGTCGCCCGGGTCCACCCCTGGGGTGCGCTGGCCGCCACCCACCCCACGGCGTCCGCGGCAGGCCTGCACGATCCCTCGTCGGACCCCGACGACTCCCGGACGGGTCGCGTCAGGCCCTCCGCAGACCCGGACGAGTCCCGGCGCGACCCTGCCGGCCCCCGGACCGACGTCGACCACGCCTGGCTGCGCGCCTGGCAGGAGGCGGGGGCGGCGCTCGCGGCGGAGCCGCTGTGGCCCGCCGACGAGGTGAGCGGGCCGGCGATCGCGAGCGCGGTGCTCGGGGCAGCGGCGGCCCGGGCCCGTCGAGCTGGCCGCCCGGTCGAGGAGGACGCCGCCGATGACGAAGCCGCCGGGGAGGCGGCCCCGGGGGTGGTCTTCGTCGGCTCCTCCCAGTCGGCGCGGGACGTGGACCGAGCAGCCACCGGTGACCTGGGGACAGACCTGTGCGTGCTGGGCTCGCGCGGGCTCGCCGGGATCGACGGGTGCGTGTCCACCGCCGTCGGCCTCGCGCTGGGCCTGGGCCGGCCGGTCATGGCGCTGCTGGGCGACCTGACCTTCCTGCACGACGCGGGCGGGCTGCTGATCGGCCCGGCGGAGCCGCGCCCGGACCTGACGATCGTGGTCACCAACGACGACGGCGGCGCCATCTTCGCGACGCTGGAGTATGGCGCTCCCGAGCGGGACCGGGAGTTCGAGCGGGTCTTCGCCACCCCCACCGGGACCGACCTGGGGGCGCTGTGCGCCGCGCACGGGGTGCCCCACGAGCGGGTGACCACCATGACGGCGCTGCGGGTCGCTCTGGACCGGGACCCTGCGGGCCTGCGGGTCGTGGAGATCACGGCCGACCGCGGCCGGGTGCGCGAGGAGGGGGAGGCGCTGCGGGTCGAGGTGGCCCGCCGGGTGGGGGCGGGTGCCTGA
- the menE gene encoding o-succinylbenzoate--CoA ligase, with amino-acid sequence MQLVAWPPSPSPADAVRDPGPLERALTGAGPAVCPSGVVAESPGDAAVVVGTSGSTGTPKLAVLSAAAVRASGQATAEHLGGQGQWLLALPPTHVAGLQVLARSLLAGHTPVAVTDGPFTPEVFAEATARLAPGTRHHTSLVPTQLVRLLASRAGTEAAASYDAILVGGAALPASVHAQALAAGLRIVRTYGMSETCGGCVYDGKPLPATAVRLTREGRVELGGPVVMDGYLGRPDLTAAVLTTDERGTRWFRTDDLGEVAPGGTLTVLGRADDLITTGGLKVAPRVVEDAILAHVTGIRESLVVGVPDPDWGQAVGVLLVGEPGAEDRSGDVPALRELLRPHLPGHALPRRVRLVAEMPLRGPGKPDRAAARELLSD; translated from the coding sequence GTGCAGCTCGTCGCCTGGCCCCCGTCCCCCTCCCCCGCCGACGCCGTGCGCGACCCGGGTCCGCTCGAGCGGGCGCTGACCGGCGCCGGCCCGGCGGTGTGCCCGTCGGGCGTGGTCGCCGAGTCCCCCGGCGACGCGGCCGTCGTGGTGGGCACCTCGGGGTCCACGGGCACGCCCAAGCTCGCCGTCCTGTCCGCGGCCGCCGTGCGGGCGTCCGGGCAGGCCACGGCCGAGCACCTCGGCGGCCAGGGACAGTGGCTCCTCGCGCTGCCGCCCACCCACGTCGCGGGGCTCCAGGTCCTGGCGCGCTCCCTGCTCGCCGGCCACACCCCGGTCGCGGTGACCGACGGGCCGTTCACGCCAGAGGTCTTCGCGGAGGCGACCGCCCGCCTGGCTCCCGGCACACGGCATCACACCTCGCTGGTGCCCACCCAGCTCGTGCGGCTGCTGGCCTCCCGCGCCGGGACCGAGGCGGCCGCAAGCTACGACGCCATCCTCGTCGGCGGCGCCGCGCTCCCCGCGAGCGTCCACGCGCAGGCGCTCGCGGCCGGGCTGCGGATCGTGCGCACCTACGGGATGAGCGAGACCTGCGGCGGCTGCGTGTACGACGGGAAGCCGCTCCCGGCCACCGCCGTCCGCCTCACCCGCGAGGGCCGCGTGGAGCTCGGCGGCCCGGTGGTGATGGACGGCTACCTGGGCCGCCCGGACCTGACCGCGGCCGTCCTCACCACGGACGAGCGGGGCACGAGGTGGTTCCGCACCGACGACCTGGGCGAGGTGGCGCCCGGCGGGACACTCACGGTCCTGGGGCGGGCCGACGACCTGATCACGACCGGCGGACTCAAGGTCGCCCCGCGCGTGGTGGAGGACGCGATCCTGGCCCACGTCACCGGGATCCGGGAGAGCCTCGTCGTCGGGGTGCCCGATCCCGACTGGGGCCAGGCGGTCGGGGTGCTGCTGGTGGGCGAGCCCGGCGCCGAGGACCGGTCCGGGGACGTCCCCGCCCTGCGCGAGCTGCTGCGCCCGCACCTGCCCGGCCACGCCCTGCCCCGCCGGGTGCGGCTGGTCGCCGAGATGCCGCTGCGCGGCCCGGGCAAGCCAGACCGCGCAGCGGCACGAGAGCTGTTGTCGGACTAG
- a CDS encoding prohibitin family protein encodes MGTFVLGVLLLLTGLATLAVARRARRRASAPTPPGAEATAVSPPPESGPELDRWQQAAKAQRRRAPIATSTPTPAWFLPLAGWAMTGLGVLTLFLSTLYTQDVGEAIVLRTPGGTVAGVDITPGFSMKAPWNDIVKYDVRNQVITMAGEQGATDGPAINAQTSDNATAAVDITVRYSIVPAKVGDIYSAYRTQEGLVSRALDVDVRSIVRDVPVHYTAGELRQKRAQVSTDIAKELQTRWERLGVTVDSVDLRDIRYPQEIEQSLAAVQTARSRVESARAELESSKINAEKVKTEAQAQSDSDQIIRCGAMSTTVKEMIAGKEVASVKVVPVPPAQCQNRLNEQVLTSKYIDMLKEAAAKGNTMYVVPPSQSTLLQLPAPANAPAATPKR; translated from the coding sequence ATGGGCACCTTCGTCCTCGGAGTTCTCCTCCTTCTCACCGGTCTGGCCACCCTGGCGGTGGCTCGCCGGGCCCGGCGCCGGGCGAGCGCGCCCACCCCACCGGGGGCTGAGGCCACCGCCGTGTCCCCGCCGCCCGAGAGCGGGCCGGAGCTGGATCGCTGGCAGCAGGCCGCCAAGGCGCAGCGGCGCCGGGCCCCGATCGCCACGAGCACTCCCACGCCCGCCTGGTTCCTCCCGCTCGCCGGGTGGGCGATGACCGGCCTGGGCGTCCTCACCCTGTTCCTGTCCACGCTCTACACCCAGGACGTGGGTGAGGCGATCGTCCTGCGCACGCCGGGCGGCACCGTCGCGGGCGTCGACATCACGCCGGGCTTCTCGATGAAGGCGCCGTGGAACGACATCGTGAAGTACGACGTGCGCAACCAGGTCATCACCATGGCGGGGGAGCAGGGAGCCACCGACGGCCCCGCCATCAACGCGCAGACCAGCGACAACGCCACCGCCGCCGTCGACATCACCGTGCGCTACTCGATCGTCCCCGCCAAGGTGGGCGACATCTACTCGGCCTACCGCACCCAGGAGGGGCTGGTCAGCCGGGCCCTGGACGTGGACGTCCGTTCGATCGTCCGCGACGTGCCCGTGCACTACACCGCGGGCGAGCTGCGGCAGAAGCGCGCGCAGGTCTCCACCGACATCGCCAAGGAGCTGCAGACCCGGTGGGAGCGGCTGGGCGTGACCGTCGACTCGGTCGACCTGCGCGACATCCGCTATCCCCAGGAGATCGAGCAGTCCCTCGCGGCCGTGCAGACCGCCCGCTCGCGCGTGGAGTCCGCCCGCGCGGAGCTCGAGTCCTCGAAGATCAACGCCGAGAAGGTCAAGACCGAGGCCCAGGCCCAGTCCGACTCGGACCAGATCATCCGCTGCGGCGCCATGTCCACGACGGTCAAGGAGATGATCGCCGGCAAGGAGGTCGCCTCCGTCAAGGTCGTCCCGGTGCCGCCCGCCCAGTGCCAGAACCGGCTCAACGAGCAGGTCCTCACCAGCAAGTACATCGACATGCTCAAGGAGGCGGCGGCCAAGGGCAACACGATGTATGTCGTCCCGCCGAGCCAGTCGACGCTGCTCCAGCTCCCGGCCCCGGCGAACGCACCCGCCGCGACCCCGAAGCGCTGA